A region from the Leucoraja erinacea ecotype New England chromosome 18, Leri_hhj_1, whole genome shotgun sequence genome encodes:
- the LOC129705841 gene encoding cell cycle exit and neuronal differentiation protein 1-like yields the protein METRNRSKAEAKESPKSATSKVNAGVADKKEFAGKQPEPTNVPKKAAAEATVASETKPAADSSVTLPAVSTEGKKPADPELETQGTKEETSEGQPSNLFENMKPYILGGVAITGLAVLVGVIFILHKK from the coding sequence ATGGAAACAAGAAACAGATCCAAGGCAGAAGCAAAAGAATCGCCCAAGTCTGCCACCTCAAAGGTAAACGCTGGTGTTGCCGATAAGAAAGAATTTGCCGGCAAGCAACCGGAGCCCACAAATGTTCCCAAGAAGGCAGCCGCTGAGGCTACAGTGGCCAGTGAAACGAAGCCCGCAGCGGACAGCTCAGTGACACTACCAGCCGTCAGCACGGAGGGCAAGAAGCCTGCAGACCCAGAGCTTGAAACCCAGGGCACCAAGGAAGAAACGTCCGAAGGTCAGCCCAGCAACTTGTTTGAGAATATGAAGCCGTACATACTTGGAGGGGTTGCCATCACAGGTCTGGCAGTCCTGGTTGGAGTGATCTTCATCCTCCACAAGAAATAA